The following are encoded in a window of Gramella sp. MT6 genomic DNA:
- a CDS encoding Crp/Fnr family transcriptional regulator: protein MLKDFHEEKWLKNTCIINHQKFLFHFYIITSGRIKMYNVDEFSEKEHTLFLLKKADVFDLFCLFDGAKHRVYYECLDNTKVLAIPMDRLRDWLNKNPHQYQHFLSYAGKMMRALESNVSQLIFTNITTRLLKLLLENVNSKSKKLELINDLPNKEIANLIGSTRAVVNRHLQLLKQNGSIDMARNQLEIKDISLLLKELDNQNRNQK, encoded by the coding sequence TTGCTAAAGGATTTTCATGAAGAAAAGTGGTTGAAAAACACCTGCATCATTAACCATCAAAAATTTCTTTTTCATTTCTATATCATCACTTCCGGTCGCATCAAAATGTATAATGTAGATGAGTTCAGTGAAAAAGAACACACCTTATTCCTCCTTAAAAAGGCTGATGTTTTTGATTTGTTTTGCCTATTTGATGGGGCAAAACACAGGGTTTATTATGAATGCCTTGATAATACAAAAGTACTCGCCATTCCAATGGACAGACTCAGAGATTGGTTGAATAAGAATCCTCACCAATATCAACACTTTCTTTCTTATGCTGGAAAGATGATGCGCGCATTAGAATCTAATGTCTCCCAGCTTATTTTTACGAACATCACTACCCGCTTGCTTAAACTTCTCCTTGAAAATGTGAATTCCAAATCTAAAAAGCTGGAATTAATCAACGACTTACCAAATAAAGAGATCGCTAATTTAATTGGTTCTACAAGAGCGGTGGTGAACAGACATCTACAGTTATTAAAACAAAATGGTTCTATAGATATGGCCAGAAATCAGTTGGAAATTAAAGATATTTCTCTGCTTTTAAAAGAACTGGACAACCAGAATAGAAATCAAAAATAA
- a CDS encoding DUF6155 family protein, translating to MSKRAFKKYIKSLDKEDLEEQIMDLYTRFEDVKVFYNFVFNPNEEKLVREAKFKISKEYFPPNNRRPKTRRSVAHKLIKHFLKLEMEAHALADVMFYNIEVAQTYSRDKDNVTEAFQKSMLKSYDQAVNFVIDKGISSEFMKRIHEIGNEAERQKWVNSYQFEQLKDRFL from the coding sequence ATGAGTAAACGCGCTTTTAAGAAATATATAAAATCTCTGGATAAAGAAGACCTTGAAGAACAGATCATGGATCTGTATACCAGATTTGAGGATGTAAAAGTGTTTTACAATTTTGTCTTCAATCCTAATGAAGAAAAGCTGGTTAGGGAAGCTAAGTTTAAGATCTCGAAGGAATATTTTCCGCCAAATAACCGAAGACCAAAAACCCGAAGATCTGTTGCACATAAGCTAATTAAACACTTTTTGAAACTGGAAATGGAGGCTCATGCCCTGGCAGATGTAATGTTCTATAATATCGAAGTTGCTCAAACCTACTCCAGAGATAAAGACAACGTTACAGAAGCTTTTCAAAAAAGCATGCTGAAATCTTATGACCAGGCGGTGAATTTTGTAATAGATAAAGGCATCTCCAGCGAATTCATGAAAAGGATTCATGAAATAGGAAACGAGGCTGAAAGACAGAAATGGGTGAATTCCTATCAATTTGAACAATTGAAAGACCGGTTTCTATAA
- a CDS encoding membrane dipeptidase yields the protein MRLKFTGIFLFTGLLTLNAQTSDKELIQKAREIHENAITIDTHNDINVNNFTEAKNYTMNLDTQVNLPKMEKGGIDVTWLIVYTGQKELNKEGYDAAYENAISKFEAIHRLTEEIASDKIGLATTSDEVRRLVNENKKVAMIGVENAYPIGTDLNRIKEFYDRGARYMSLSHNGHSQFCDSNTGEENDEWLYNGLSELGKEAIAEMNKYGIMIDVSHPSKEAIKQMFELSKAPLIASHSSARALCDHSRNLDDELLALFKQHGGVVQTVAFSSYLNTEKDEAFAAASKELYEKKAEEMDIAILENDSIEKLTQSEEDLYYENIDKLKLAAKPEIEDLKMKVTPVNVSDLVDHIDYLVEKIGIDHVGISSDFDGGGGIDGWQDASETLNVTIELVKRGYTEDEIKKLWGENLLRVLDEVQAIARDIQKA from the coding sequence ATGAGACTTAAATTCACTGGGATCTTTCTATTTACAGGGCTGTTAACTCTTAATGCCCAAACTTCAGATAAAGAACTTATACAGAAAGCCCGGGAAATTCATGAGAATGCAATCACTATAGATACTCATAACGACATTAATGTAAACAATTTTACCGAGGCTAAAAATTATACCATGAACCTGGATACTCAGGTAAACCTTCCGAAAATGGAAAAAGGCGGTATAGATGTGACCTGGCTTATTGTTTACACGGGACAAAAAGAGTTGAATAAGGAAGGCTATGACGCTGCGTATGAAAATGCAATTAGCAAATTTGAGGCAATCCACAGGCTTACAGAGGAAATAGCTTCAGATAAGATTGGCTTAGCTACCACTTCGGATGAAGTAAGGAGACTGGTAAATGAAAATAAAAAGGTTGCCATGATCGGGGTTGAAAATGCCTATCCTATTGGCACCGATCTTAACCGAATTAAAGAATTTTATGATCGTGGAGCAAGGTATATGTCGCTTTCACATAACGGCCACAGTCAGTTTTGCGATTCCAATACCGGTGAAGAAAATGATGAATGGCTATATAATGGACTAAGTGAATTGGGTAAAGAAGCAATTGCTGAAATGAACAAATATGGTATTATGATAGATGTCTCGCACCCAAGTAAGGAAGCGATCAAACAGATGTTCGAGCTTTCAAAAGCTCCGCTTATAGCCTCGCATTCCTCTGCCCGGGCTCTATGTGATCATAGTCGTAATCTGGATGACGAACTTCTTGCCTTGTTTAAACAACACGGCGGAGTTGTGCAAACAGTTGCATTTAGTTCTTATTTGAATACCGAAAAGGATGAGGCATTTGCAGCTGCTTCTAAAGAATTATACGAAAAGAAAGCTGAGGAAATGGATATTGCAATTCTTGAAAATGATAGCATTGAGAAATTGACTCAGAGCGAAGAAGACCTCTATTATGAAAATATAGATAAGTTGAAGCTTGCCGCTAAGCCTGAAATTGAAGATCTTAAAATGAAAGTAACGCCAGTGAATGTTTCAGATCTGGTAGATCATATAGATTATCTTGTTGAAAAGATTGGGATAGACCATGTAGGTATTAGTTCAGATTTTGATGGTGGCGGAGGAATTGATGGCTGGCAGGATGCTTCAGAAACTCTAAATGTTACTATAGAACTGGTAAAAAGAGGTTATACCGAAGACGAGATCAAAAAGCTTTGGGGAGAAAACCTGTTGAGAGTTCTGGATGAAGTGCAGGCAATAGCAAGGGATATTCAGAAAGCCTGA
- a CDS encoding T9SS type B sorting domain-containing protein: MKILLSLLMFFTSIVGYSQLGFCSGSKGDPIFHEDFGQGSGTGDPLAPGITNYNFVRQDPQDGEYTISSTIGNYITSWHSYLPNTNISGGRALIVNADFNPGRFYRKEISGLCENTTYEFSAFLMNIYNRSSTICPNGGIPNNVRFEIWDETDSYIIKSGDTPMINSTSNPVWDRFALTFKSQSGQGSVILKMFNNGEGGCGNDLAIDDIIFRSCGDLTTITTEENEDSLTICQQITPVQSDLQANSDGSVYEDPFFQWQQSFDGDNWTNIPGATSASFKTSLIEETRYFRVKVAEDQNNLNNNVCSSASEAFIIEVISTPDAPQSNGDVQVCENDVFPSISVTVEEDESVDWYDANGNLVAENSPSYFPEEQGIFYAEARKEGYECGASERTAVNFTVNPVPDLDNENLEICPESNLILDTGLNEYEFSWSTGENTSYIEVNSPGQYSVEVITPEGCITTKEFSVTPVSDAQIEQVISEGENVKITPVTEGEFQYSLDGVNYQDFQTFNSVAGGIYTAYIRDLASCNIDTFDFAHIVVPKMISPNGDGYNDNFELKGVEFFGKSEILIFDRYGKILKAGSGAGFQWNGKFNGIDLPADDYWCLIKISGFPDQTVHFSLIR; encoded by the coding sequence ATGAAAATACTATTATCCCTATTAATGTTTTTTACTTCAATTGTCGGGTATTCTCAGCTTGGCTTTTGCAGTGGCAGTAAGGGGGATCCAATATTTCATGAAGATTTTGGGCAAGGCTCAGGTACCGGCGATCCACTAGCACCGGGCATTACCAATTATAATTTTGTACGGCAGGATCCGCAGGATGGGGAATATACTATTTCCAGTACTATTGGAAATTATATCACTTCCTGGCATTCCTATTTGCCAAATACCAACATTTCAGGAGGTAGGGCTCTAATAGTGAATGCCGATTTTAATCCAGGAAGGTTCTATAGAAAAGAGATCTCAGGGCTTTGTGAAAATACTACTTACGAATTTTCCGCATTCCTGATGAATATTTATAATCGTTCAAGCACTATTTGCCCTAATGGAGGTATTCCAAATAATGTACGTTTTGAAATTTGGGATGAAACCGATTCTTACATTATCAAATCTGGAGATACTCCCATGATCAATTCAACCTCCAATCCTGTGTGGGACCGGTTTGCCCTGACGTTCAAATCTCAATCCGGCCAGGGATCGGTCATTTTAAAGATGTTCAATAATGGTGAAGGTGGGTGTGGGAATGATCTTGCGATAGATGATATAATTTTCAGGTCTTGCGGCGATCTCACCACTATAACTACTGAAGAAAATGAAGACAGTCTTACAATTTGCCAGCAAATAACACCGGTCCAGTCAGATCTACAAGCTAATTCAGATGGTTCTGTATATGAAGATCCGTTTTTTCAATGGCAACAAAGCTTTGATGGAGATAATTGGACAAATATTCCGGGAGCAACTTCTGCTAGTTTTAAAACAAGCTTAATTGAAGAAACTCGATATTTCCGTGTTAAAGTAGCTGAAGATCAGAATAATTTGAATAACAATGTTTGTAGTTCAGCTTCGGAAGCATTTATTATAGAAGTGATTTCTACTCCTGACGCTCCACAAAGTAATGGTGATGTTCAGGTTTGCGAAAATGACGTGTTTCCATCAATAAGCGTCACCGTAGAAGAAGATGAAAGCGTGGATTGGTATGATGCCAACGGTAATCTGGTTGCGGAAAATTCTCCATCATATTTTCCAGAGGAACAGGGGATTTTTTACGCCGAAGCCAGGAAAGAAGGTTATGAATGTGGAGCAAGTGAAAGAACTGCCGTGAACTTTACGGTGAATCCAGTGCCCGATCTGGATAATGAAAATCTTGAAATCTGTCCTGAATCTAATTTAATTTTGGATACCGGGCTTAATGAATATGAATTCTCATGGTCAACCGGGGAGAATACGTCTTACATCGAGGTGAATTCCCCGGGTCAATATTCTGTAGAGGTTATAACCCCGGAAGGATGTATAACTACGAAGGAATTTTCAGTTACTCCTGTAAGTGATGCCCAAATTGAACAGGTGATTTCTGAAGGAGAAAATGTAAAAATAACGCCTGTCACTGAAGGGGAATTTCAATACTCCCTGGATGGTGTGAATTACCAGGATTTTCAAACTTTTAATTCTGTTGCCGGAGGTATTTATACGGCCTATATAAGGGATTTGGCGAGTTGTAATATAGATACCTTTGATTTTGCTCATATCGTAGTCCCTAAAATGATAAGCCCAAATGGGGATGGTTACAATGATAACTTTGAATTAAAGGGAGTTGAATTCTTTGGTAAATCTGAGATCCTGATCTTCGATAGATATGGTAAGATCCTGAAAGCAGGGAGTGGAGCAGGTTTTCAATGGAACGGCAAATTTAATGGTATAGATCTTCCAGCCGATGATTATTGGTGCCTGATCAAAATTTCTGGCTTTCCAGATCAAACCGTTCATTTTTCCTTAATCAGATAA
- a CDS encoding SdiA-regulated domain-containing protein, protein MNRWAVGIIMMVLVIAGAIYGIYEKNDYDFKDSTKSYKIINKWELPSELEEVSGIHWVSDDRIACIQDEEGIIFIFDLNSNSIVKRYKFGPSGDYEALTFLNGEYWVIESSGKLYKVKNLDLAEKDAEKFILDFEYRHNIEGLASTQDGDLWLAVKERNLDNRGDYKAIYSFDPKTNKLNYDPVVKINYNDPAFDVLRTNNPRKLIRPSDISFHPVTGELYVLDAEFQKLLILKDSGKIKELHLLDPEEFSQPEGLCFSPSGRMFIANEGLGGAPNIIELKFFN, encoded by the coding sequence ATGAACAGATGGGCCGTAGGTATAATAATGATGGTATTGGTGATCGCCGGTGCGATTTATGGTATTTATGAAAAAAACGATTATGATTTTAAGGATTCCACAAAATCCTATAAGATCATTAATAAATGGGAATTACCTTCAGAACTTGAAGAAGTTTCAGGAATTCATTGGGTAAGCGACGATCGCATTGCCTGCATACAGGATGAGGAAGGCATTATATTTATTTTCGACCTAAACTCAAACAGCATTGTAAAACGATATAAGTTTGGTCCTTCCGGAGATTACGAAGCTCTAACTTTTCTCAATGGAGAATACTGGGTGATAGAAAGTAGCGGGAAATTGTACAAGGTTAAGAACCTTGATCTCGCTGAAAAGGATGCCGAAAAATTCATCTTGGACTTTGAATACCGCCACAATATTGAGGGCTTGGCGTCCACACAGGATGGTGATCTATGGTTAGCTGTTAAGGAGCGTAACCTCGATAATCGTGGTGATTATAAAGCTATATATTCTTTTGATCCAAAAACCAATAAATTGAATTATGATCCGGTGGTGAAGATCAACTATAATGATCCCGCTTTTGATGTCCTGCGCACCAATAATCCAAGGAAACTTATAAGACCTTCAGATATTAGCTTCCATCCCGTAACAGGAGAACTATATGTTCTGGATGCTGAATTTCAGAAATTACTTATACTTAAAGATTCGGGAAAAATCAAAGAGTTACATTTATTAGATCCAGAAGAATTTTCTCAGCCTGAAGGTCTTTGTTTTAGTCCTTCTGGTCGTATGTTCATTGCCAATGAAGGTTTAGGTGGAGCTCCAAATATTATAGAATTGAAATTCTTTAATTGA
- the cysM gene encoding cysteine synthase CysM: protein MNDSILDLVGTTPLVKAKRVFNKPGVELYFKLEGQNPGGSVKDRAAYNMIKSALDRGDIDKKTKLIEATSGNTGIALAMIAGIFGLDIELVMPENSTIERVQTMRAYGAKVILTSADDGIEGSRDFAEDKMKSGDYFMLNQFGNDDNWKAHYKTTGPEIWRDTDHKVTHFVSSMGTTGTIMGTSTFLKEQNKDIQIVGVQPTDDSRIPGIRKWPEAYLPKIFNPEKVDRVLEVSEEEAIKMSRRLAEEEGIFAGMSSGGAASAAIRLCNELDNGLVVSIVCDRGDRYLSSDLFEQ, encoded by the coding sequence ATGAATGATTCAATATTAGACCTGGTAGGAACCACACCGCTGGTAAAAGCAAAACGCGTCTTTAATAAACCGGGAGTAGAATTATACTTTAAACTCGAAGGACAAAATCCCGGAGGTAGTGTAAAAGACAGGGCGGCTTACAATATGATCAAAAGTGCCCTTGACAGGGGAGATATAGATAAGAAAACAAAACTTATTGAGGCTACCAGTGGAAATACGGGAATTGCGCTTGCTATGATCGCTGGAATCTTTGGATTGGATATCGAACTGGTAATGCCAGAAAATTCAACCATTGAAAGAGTTCAAACTATGAGAGCCTATGGAGCCAAAGTAATATTGACCAGTGCTGACGATGGTATCGAAGGTTCCAGGGATTTTGCTGAAGATAAGATGAAATCTGGCGACTATTTTATGCTGAATCAATTCGGGAATGATGATAACTGGAAAGCTCATTATAAAACCACTGGACCAGAGATATGGAGAGATACCGATCATAAAGTGACCCATTTTGTTTCTTCTATGGGAACCACCGGGACCATTATGGGAACCAGTACATTCCTGAAAGAGCAGAATAAAGATATCCAGATCGTAGGAGTACAACCAACCGATGATTCCCGTATTCCTGGCATCAGGAAATGGCCGGAAGCCTATTTACCAAAGATCTTTAATCCGGAAAAAGTAGATAGGGTGCTCGAGGTTAGTGAGGAGGAAGCAATCAAAATGAGCAGAAGACTAGCTGAAGAAGAAGGAATTTTTGCCGGTATGAGTAGTGGGGGAGCTGCCAGTGCCGCAATTCGATTATGCAATGAATTAGATAATGGCCTTGTGGTAAGCATCGTCTGTGATAGAGGTGACCGGTACTTATCATCAGATCTTTTTGAGCAATAA
- a CDS encoding transglycosylase domain-containing protein, giving the protein MLARIKRHPKLKWALIILTSLITLFFLFFASIYFGMWGKIPSSKELTELKQNKATQVLAANGELIGKFYIFDRQPIKFSEFPQHLIEALIATEDARFYEHDGIDNRSLLRVFFKSILLQDESAGGGSTISLQLAKNIYGRRDFGMFGIVINKMQEAVIAKRLEDIYTKDEIIELYFNTVPFSDNTYGIESASLKFFNKHTSELTLEEAAVLVGMLKASHYYNPRIFPERSRLRRDVVLMQMARNNYLTMEEAEEAKLRPLILDYKSYSHDKGIAPYFREQVRKDVSQILDTLKNKDGKKYNIYRDGLIVHTTLNYEMQQLAEEAMIEHMSQLQVEHEKSYGNYAPWIRDKKILNDVVKRTPKYQSLQKEGLSEAEIMKRLEQKHPTELFSYEDGMETRNVSTIDSVAHYLKFLNSGLLAVDPENGAVQAWVGGVDFRFFKYDHVAQSKRQVGSTFKPIVYTAALENGIDPCSYFSVREVTYEDGWTPSNSSSEGDDPNMNYNLKTALSRSMNTIAVKVLMETGIGNVIEQAKNMGIESDLPAVPSIALGTASLNLSELTSAYTSFVNKGHYSKPFYISRIEDGNGNLLAEFKPEISSDRAFSEDTRKIMINMMQATVNEGTATRLRYKYGLQNDIAGKTGTTQDNKDGWFVGITPELVCVTWVGADDHRIGFRNTGIGQGANSALPIFARLMQKMNADSNFNNITNARFEPLSSELAEMMECPPQERDNFFERLFSGKDKDNQKRNNKKEKKKKGFFNRLFGKKDKDNN; this is encoded by the coding sequence ATGTTAGCAAGAATAAAAAGACATCCTAAACTAAAGTGGGCACTAATCATCCTTACCAGCTTAATCACTCTTTTCTTTTTATTTTTTGCGAGTATCTATTTTGGCATGTGGGGGAAGATTCCCAGCTCTAAGGAACTAACCGAATTAAAACAGAATAAAGCAACCCAGGTCCTTGCCGCCAATGGTGAGTTAATAGGTAAGTTCTATATTTTCGACCGGCAACCTATCAAGTTTTCTGAATTCCCGCAGCATCTCATTGAAGCCCTTATCGCTACTGAAGATGCGAGGTTCTACGAGCACGATGGTATAGACAACCGAAGTCTGCTTAGAGTGTTTTTCAAATCTATCCTTCTACAGGACGAATCTGCCGGTGGTGGTAGTACCATCAGTCTACAGCTAGCCAAGAATATTTATGGCCGGCGTGATTTTGGGATGTTCGGTATTGTTATAAACAAAATGCAGGAAGCAGTCATCGCAAAGAGACTTGAAGATATTTACACCAAGGATGAGATCATCGAACTTTATTTTAATACAGTTCCCTTTAGTGACAACACCTACGGAATTGAAAGTGCTTCCCTAAAGTTTTTTAATAAACATACTTCAGAATTAACCCTCGAAGAAGCAGCAGTTTTGGTAGGAATGCTTAAAGCCAGTCATTACTACAATCCAAGGATCTTTCCGGAACGCAGCAGGCTAAGGCGCGATGTGGTTCTTATGCAAATGGCCAGAAATAACTACCTGACCATGGAAGAAGCTGAAGAAGCAAAACTACGCCCATTGATCCTTGATTATAAAAGTTACAGCCATGATAAAGGTATTGCTCCCTATTTTAGGGAACAGGTAAGAAAAGATGTGAGCCAGATCCTGGATACTTTGAAGAACAAGGATGGTAAAAAATATAATATATATCGTGACGGCCTGATTGTTCATACTACTTTGAATTATGAAATGCAGCAACTAGCCGAGGAAGCAATGATTGAACATATGTCGCAATTGCAAGTGGAGCACGAGAAATCCTATGGCAATTACGCTCCGTGGATTCGCGATAAGAAGATCCTTAACGATGTCGTAAAAAGAACACCTAAATATCAGTCTTTACAGAAAGAAGGACTTAGTGAAGCTGAGATAATGAAAAGACTGGAACAAAAACATCCTACCGAATTATTTAGTTATGAAGATGGAATGGAAACCAGGAATGTAAGCACTATAGATAGTGTTGCTCATTATCTGAAATTTTTAAATTCTGGTTTACTGGCAGTAGATCCCGAAAATGGTGCTGTTCAGGCATGGGTTGGCGGAGTCGACTTCAGGTTCTTTAAATATGACCATGTTGCACAAAGCAAAAGACAGGTAGGCTCTACTTTTAAACCTATTGTTTATACTGCGGCTCTTGAAAATGGAATAGACCCCTGCTCCTACTTTTCTGTTCGGGAAGTAACTTATGAGGACGGCTGGACCCCCTCAAATTCGTCTTCAGAAGGTGATGATCCAAACATGAACTATAACTTAAAGACCGCTTTGAGCAGGTCTATGAATACGATCGCAGTAAAGGTTTTGATGGAAACCGGAATTGGAAATGTTATAGAGCAGGCCAAAAACATGGGAATAGAATCTGATTTGCCAGCAGTGCCCTCCATAGCCCTAGGAACAGCTTCTTTGAATCTTAGTGAATTAACTTCTGCTTATACCAGTTTTGTAAATAAAGGACATTATTCCAAGCCATTTTACATATCAAGGATAGAGGATGGAAATGGAAATCTACTCGCCGAATTCAAACCTGAAATATCCAGTGATAGAGCTTTTTCAGAAGACACCAGGAAGATAATGATCAATATGATGCAGGCCACAGTAAATGAAGGAACCGCTACCAGATTGCGTTATAAATATGGACTTCAGAACGATATTGCTGGAAAAACCGGAACTACACAAGACAATAAAGACGGATGGTTCGTTGGAATCACTCCTGAACTGGTTTGCGTAACCTGGGTGGGAGCCGATGATCACAGGATCGGTTTTAGAAATACCGGTATTGGCCAGGGGGCAAATTCAGCCTTACCGATTTTTGCCAGATTAATGCAAAAAATGAATGCTGATTCGAATTTCAACAATATCACCAATGCTAGGTTCGAACCTCTTTCCAGCGAACTTGCGGAAATGATGGAATGCCCTCCACAAGAAAGAGACAACTTCTTTGAACGCCTATTTTCTGGAAAGGACAAAGACAATCAAAAAAGAAACAATAAGAAGGAAAAGAAGAAAAAAGGATTCTTTAATCGTCTATTCGGTAAAAAAGATAAAGACAATAATTAG
- a CDS encoding DEAD/DEAH box helicase has protein sequence MALETFGIEKKKVDKKLYDYQQKDINKIFGVIDEHPGNYNLLYQLPTGGGKTVIFSQMTREYIQRTNKKVLILTHRIELCKQTSKMLSGFGVRNKIINSKVKELPDQDDYMCFVAMVETLNNRLNDEKLEIQDIGLVIIDEAHYNSFRKLFKFFEKCFILGVTATPLSSNIKLPMKDNYRELIVGDSINSLIEKGFLAKANIFSYNVGLTNLKVGMNGDYTVKSSEELYSNYSMQEKLLTAYYERSRGKKTLIFNNGINTSVEVYHTFKNAGLPIRHLDNTTSKQDRKDILKWFKHTPDAIVTSVSILTTGFDEPTVETIILNRATKSLTLYFQMIGRGSRVLKDKSEFNVIDLGNNMARFGHWSTPVDWKQIFRSPDFYFENLLSDEEIERDFQYQMPPEVREQFAKTEDVTFDIEAAYDEVIKKGLKSKAVLEWSMEQHVQMCVENSEDVFDARILAKELKDDIASRIRQYSYCISKSTKNYRDWLEEDYSRKLRMEINKQF, from the coding sequence ATGGCGCTAGAAACATTTGGTATTGAAAAGAAGAAAGTAGACAAGAAATTATATGACTATCAGCAGAAGGATATAAATAAAATTTTCGGGGTAATAGATGAACACCCTGGTAACTACAACCTGTTATATCAACTACCTACGGGTGGTGGAAAAACCGTGATCTTCTCTCAGATGACGAGAGAATATATACAGAGGACAAATAAAAAAGTTCTTATTCTTACCCATAGAATTGAGCTTTGTAAGCAAACATCCAAAATGTTATCTGGATTTGGGGTTCGTAACAAGATCATTAATTCTAAGGTGAAGGAACTTCCAGACCAGGATGACTATATGTGCTTCGTGGCCATGGTAGAAACCCTGAACAATCGTTTGAATGACGAGAAACTGGAGATCCAGGATATTGGGCTGGTGATCATTGATGAGGCGCATTACAACTCTTTCAGAAAGCTTTTCAAATTCTTCGAGAAATGTTTTATCCTGGGAGTTACAGCGACACCATTGAGTTCGAATATCAAGCTACCAATGAAAGACAATTATAGAGAACTTATTGTAGGAGACTCTATAAACTCTCTAATTGAAAAAGGTTTCCTGGCAAAAGCGAACATATTCAGCTATAATGTTGGGCTTACCAATCTTAAAGTGGGGATGAATGGGGATTATACCGTAAAGTCATCAGAGGAGCTGTATTCTAATTACAGCATGCAGGAAAAGCTTCTTACTGCATATTACGAAAGGTCCCGAGGTAAAAAAACACTGATATTCAATAATGGTATCAATACTTCTGTAGAAGTATATCATACATTTAAAAATGCCGGTCTGCCTATAAGGCACCTTGATAATACTACAAGTAAGCAGGATCGTAAAGATATCCTAAAATGGTTTAAACATACGCCAGATGCTATAGTTACATCTGTTAGTATACTTACAACAGGTTTTGATGAACCTACCGTAGAAACTATCATCCTTAACCGTGCAACTAAATCTCTGACTCTGTATTTCCAGATGATTGGTCGTGGATCTCGTGTACTAAAAGATAAGAGTGAATTCAACGTGATCGATCTTGGTAATAATATGGCCAGATTTGGTCACTGGAGCACGCCGGTAGACTGGAAACAGATCTTTAGATCACCAGATTTCTATTTTGAAAATCTTCTAAGCGATGAAGAGATCGAAAGGGATTTCCAATATCAGATGCCTCCAGAGGTTCGGGAACAATTCGCTAAGACCGAAGATGTAACCTTTGATATTGAAGCAGCTTATGATGAAGTCATAAAGAAAGGATTAAAATCTAAGGCGGTACTGGAATGGTCTATGGAGCAGCACGTGCAAATGTGTGTAGAGAACAGTGAAGATGTATTCGATGCGAGAATCCTCGCGAAGGAGCTGAAAGATGATATTGCATCCAGGATTAGACAATACTCATACTGCATTAGTAAAAGCACCAAAAATTACAGGGACTGGCTGGAAGAAGATTATTCGCGTAAACTTAGAATGGAGATCAATAAGCAATTCTAA
- the epsC gene encoding serine O-acetyltransferase EpsC, which produces MELEKIISQIEEQKNLPNLNLSIKSKTEAFTHKLFYTLFDKQTPVKDNLMELGMDFEVLAKLVCWEPGSPCQDIWKDYLEMLPGILEKLNLDAQAIARNDPAANSVEEVYLSYPGFYAIATYRLSHELYKFGLPLVPRLMTECAHSSTGTDINPGAKIGNSFFIDHATGVVIGETAVIKDNVKLYQGVTLGALTVNRTLRNIKRHPTIESNVTIYANATILGGETVIGENSVIGGNVWLTKSVPKNSMVSHTPQISIKNAADK; this is translated from the coding sequence ATGGAATTGGAAAAAATAATTTCTCAAATTGAAGAACAGAAAAATCTTCCGAATCTTAATTTGAGTATTAAAAGTAAAACCGAAGCCTTTACCCATAAACTTTTTTACACTCTTTTCGATAAACAAACTCCGGTAAAAGACAATCTTATGGAATTGGGGATGGATTTTGAAGTTCTGGCGAAACTTGTCTGCTGGGAGCCGGGCTCTCCCTGTCAGGATATTTGGAAGGATTATCTTGAAATGTTACCCGGTATACTTGAAAAGCTTAACCTTGATGCGCAGGCAATAGCGAGAAATGATCCTGCGGCCAATTCTGTGGAGGAGGTTTATTTGTCTTATCCTGGATTTTATGCCATAGCAACTTACAGGTTAAGCCATGAACTGTATAAATTCGGTTTGCCGCTTGTACCCAGATTAATGACCGAATGTGCTCATAGTAGTACCGGTACCGATATAAATCCCGGAGCGAAGATTGGAAATTCGTTTTTTATAGATCATGCGACCGGAGTGGTTATAGGAGAAACCGCTGTAATTAAGGACAATGTGAAGTTATATCAGGGTGTAACTCTAGGCGCCCTTACGGTGAACAGGACTTTAAGAAATATTAAAAGACACCCTACGATAGAAAGCAATGTTACCATTTATGCAAATGCAACTATTTTAGGGGGAGAGACGGTAATAGGAGAAAATAGTGTTATTGGCGGGAACGTTTGGTTAACTAAATCGGTTCCAAAAAATTCCATGGTTTCTCATACGCCTCAAATAAGTATAAAAAACGCAGCAGATAAATGA